The following DNA comes from Phytohabitans rumicis.
CGCTGGTGGGCTCGTCGAACGCCCGGGACCTGCCGGTCGGCTGGGTGGTGTCGGCGGAGTTCGTCTTCTGCAGCTCGCGCAGCCGGTCGGTGAGGGACTCGTCGGGCGAGAGCATGGCCCGCCCGCCGATCTGGCCGCTGGGCTGCGGTGCCGGGACCGGCGGAGGCGGCTGCCAGCTCGCGCGCTGGCTGGGCACCACGGCGTACGGGTCGGTCATCATGTGCGCGGGCGCCTTGCTGGCCAGCGGGCCGGCGAGCAGCTCGCGCAGCATGCTCCGGGACAGGTTGACGTCGTACCGCCGGGACGGGTCCTTCTCCAGCAGACCGAAGAGCACCTGGGTGAGGGCGCCGGCCCGGGTCGGCGGCGCCGGCGGGTCTTCGACCACCGCGTGCATGGTCTCGATCGGGTCGCCCTTGTCGAACGGCGGCCGCCCCTCCACCGCTGTGTAAAGCGTCACACCGAGCGAGAAGAGGTCGCTGGGCGGCCCGAAGTCCTGGCCCATCGCCCGTTCGGGGGAGATGAAGTGCGGCGAGCCGAGCACCATGCCCGGCGTGGTGAGCTGTACGTCGGTGGGCATCCGGGCCACGCCGAAGTCGGTGAGCACGCACCGGCCGTCGGTGCAGATCAGCACGTTGGCCGGCTTGACGTCGCGGTGCAGCACGCCGACCGCGTGGGCGACCTCCAACGCGCCGAGCAGGGCGATCCCGATCTTGGCGACCGCCCGCTGGGCGACCGGGCCATCCTCGATGATCATGTCGGCCAGGCTGCGGGCGTCGAGCAGCTCCATCACGATCCACGGCCGGCCGCCCTCGTGCACGACGTCGTAGACCTGGACCACAGACGGGTGCTGCAGGGCCGCGGCGGCGCGGGCCTCGCGCAGCGTCCGCTCGTACATGGAGTCACGATCGCTGGGCGCCAGGCCGGGCGGCAGGATGACCTCCTTGACCGCCACGTCGCGCCGGAGCAGGGTGTCCGCGGCACGCCACACGGTGCCCATGCCGCCGTGGCCTACCGCTGCTCGCAGGGCGTACCGCCCGCCGATCGTGGTGCCTGGTGCCGCGCGTCCGTTAGTGGGGTTGACCTGTCCGCCACTCCACGTCGGAATCTGAGTCACTGGAAATGCCACCGAGGGGGATAGGGGGCCGGGAATCCAACCCCCTATCTTGCGGGGTAGTTCGCCCAGAGAAAAGTCATGGGCTCCAGTTCACTGGCTGTGGTCGGGTGACCCCTCTGTGCTTACGATCCGGTGATGAGCGAGTCGGGTTTTCCCATCAAGCCCGTGTACGACGCCGGCGACCTGCCCGGGGACCTCGCGTCGAAGCTGGGTGAGCCGGGTGAGTACCCGTACACCCGGGGCGTGTACCGGACGATGTACACCGCGCGGCCGTGGACCATGCGCCAGTACGCCGGCTTCGGCACCGCGGCGGAGTCCAACGCCCGCTACCACCAGCTGCTCGCCGCCGGCACGACGGGCCTGTCGGTCGCGTTCGACCTGCCCACCCAGATGGGGTACGACTCGGACGACCCGATGGTCCACGGCGAGGTGGGCAAGGTCGGTGTGGCGATCGACTCGATCGACGACATGCGGCTGCTCTTCGACGGCATCCCGCTCGACCGGGTCTCGACGTCCATGACGATCAACGCGCCGGGCTCGGTGTTGCTGCTGCTCTACCAGCTCGTGGCCGAGGAGTCGAGGGTGCCCGGCGCCGCCCTGAACGGCACGATCCAGAACGACATCCTGAAGGAGTACATCGCCCGCGGGACGTACATCTACCCGCCGAAGCCGTCGCTGCGGTTGGTCGCGGACACGTTCGCGTACTGCCGCAAGGAGATCCCGAAGTGGAACACGATCTCCATCTCCGGCTACCACATGGCCGAGGCGGGCGCGACACCCGTGCAGGAGATCGCGTTCACGTTGGCCAACGGCGTCGAGTACGTCCGGGCCGCGCTCGCCGCCGGCCTCGCGGTCGATGACTTCGCACCCCGGCTGTCGTTCTTCTTCGTGGCCCGGACCACGCTGCTGGAGGAGGTGGCGAAGTTCCGCGCCGCCCGGCGGATCTGGGCCCGGCTGATGCGTGTGGAGTTCGGCGCGCAGGACCCGAAGTCGTGGATGCTGCGGTTCCACACCCAGACCGCGGGCGTACAGCTGACCGCGCAGCAGCCGGAGGTCAACCTCGTCCGGGTGGCCGTACAGGGACTGGGCGCGGTGCTCGGCGGGACCCAGTCGCTGCACACCAACAGCTTCGACGAGGCGATCGCGCTGCCGACGGCCAAGGCGGCCCGGCTCGCGCTGCGTACGCAGCAGGTGCTGGCGTACGAGACCGACCTCACGTCCACTGTGGATCCATTTGCGGGGTCCTACGTGGTGGAGTCGATGACCGACACGATCGAGGCCGAGACGGTGGCTTTGATGGATCGGGTCTTCGCGTACGGCTCGTCGGTGGAGGCGATCGAGGCGGGGTTCCAGAAGCGCGAGATCGAGACGTCGGCGTACCGGGTGGCCCAGGAGATCGACTCGGGCGAGCGGGTGGTGGTGGGTGTCAATCGCTTCACCCTCGCGGAGGAAGAGCCGTACGAGCCGCTGCGGGTGGACCCGGCGATCGAGGCGGCGCAGGCGGCCCGGCTGTCGGATCTCCGGCAGGCACGGGACTCGGCGGCGGTGGAACGCGCGCTGTCTGACCTGCGTACGGCCGCCGCGGGTACGGAGAATGTGCTGTACCCCATGAAGGAAGCGTTGCGTGCGCGTGGCACCGTTGGAGAGGTCTGCGGGGCACTGCGCGAGGTCTGGGGCGTGTACCGGCCTACGGATCGCTTCTGACCTGCACTCTTGTTGAACACAGAGCTCGTTGAACCCCAAAAGGAATGCGAGCCGTATTCACGGGTACTCCGTGGAACGGACGGCCTGTGCGTGGCGTCGGATCTTCGTCGTGCCACGTTGGCCGTCCGCCGGCGCAAACCGCGGATCGGCCTACAGGCGGATGTCTGCTGAGCGGCTTTGAGTAGATGATCTGGTTTGTCTGGCGTCGAACGTGACCGATGCGACCGTCACGCGTTGTAGGAGGTGTGGGACACATGGCAGCGTTGGATGACGACGCTAATCGTGTCCCTCAGCTCGCCGAACGCTCCTACCAGGGCATTCGTAACGCTGCGCGATCCAATCGCTACCAGAACGATGTTGCGCAGCGTCACCGTTCGGGGTCTAGGCTGTCCGAGTCCTATCCCATTCACAGTGATCGAGAATCCGACGTGACGAGTGCGTTGACGCTGCCCCAGAGTGGCAGTTCGCTGGCGTCGTCTTGGCCTGAGACGCCACCCGGTGCAGACCCCCTGCCAGGTCAGTTGGACCGTTGGCTCGCCTCCCGGGGGCCGAACTGGTAGCCGTACGCCGTCACATTCACGCGCATCCGGAGCTCTCGAACCAGGAGTTCGAAACCGCGGCCCTGGTGGCTCGAGAGCTTGCCGTTGCTGGACTTTCGCCGCGTTTCCTCCCAAAGGGGAACGGGGTGATCTGTGATATCGGACACGGCGACCGGGTGATCGCGCTTCGCGCGGATCTCGACGCGCTGCCGCTGATGGACACAAAGGACGTTTCCTACCGGTCCACTGTGGATAACGCGGCGCACGCGTGCGGTCACGACGTGCACACGACGGTGCTTCTCGGTGTTGGTTTGGCGCTGGCCCAACTCGCCGAGCGCGACGAACTGCCCGGCCGCGTGCGGTTGCTTTTCCAGCCGGCCGAAGAGTGCATCCCGTCCGGTGCCCCCGAAGTGATCGCCGCGGGCGGCCTCAAGGACGTCGCCGGCATCTACGCGCTGCACTGCGCGCCGCAACTGCCCACCGGACTCGTGGGTGTGCGCTCCGGGCCGTTCACCGCGGCAGCGGACACGGTCGAGGTACGGCTGACCGGCCGCGGCGGCCACACCGCCCGTCCGCACCTGACCGCCGACCTGGTGCACGCGCTCGGCCGCGTGATCGTCGACGTGCCGTCGCTGCTCGACCGGCGGGTCGACCCGCGGGCCGGCGTCTCCATGGTGTGGGGCCGGGTGCACGCGGGTGAGGCGTACAACGCGATCCCGGGCGAGGGCAGCGTCAAGGGCACCGTGCGGGTGCTCAACCGCGACGCCTGGCGTGAGGCCCCGAGCTGATCACGCAGCTCGTCCAGGACGTGGTCGCCGGCACCGGCGCCAAGGCCGAGGTGGTCTACACCCGCGGCGTCCCGCCGGTGATCAACGACCGGATGGCCTCGGCGATCATCGCGGGTGCGGCGGGTGCCGCGCTCGGCCCCGACCGGGTGGTCGAGGCCGAGATCAGCATGGGCGGCGAGGACTTCGCCTTCTACCTGGACCAGGTGCCCGGCGCGATGATCCGGCTCGGCACCGGCATCCCCGGGTCGGACGTCAAGCTCGACATCCACCAGTCCGGCTTCGACGTGGACGAACGCTGCATCGGTTACGGCGTGCGCGTCATGGTCCACACGGTCCTAGCCGCCCTGAGCGCCCCGCTCCTCTAGCTCCCGCTCCCAGCTCCCGCTCCCAGCTCCCGCTCCCAGCTCCCGTGATCAAGGCGTCCTTCAAGTCGTTACAGCGACTTGAAGGACGCCTTGATCACGCTTTAGGGGGTGGGTGGGGTTGGTACCGGGCGGCGGACGCGGCGGCGGAGCCACAGCACCGCGACCACGGGCACGGCCAGCACCGCCAGCCAGGGCAGGAGGGCGCCCAGGACCGTCAGCAGGACGCCTAGGCTGGCTACCAGGGCGGTCCAGCCGCCCTTGAGGCCGACGAGGAAGCCGGTCTCGTCCTCCTCGGGCGAAGGCACTTGGGCACCCGGGCCGAGCAGGGTGACCGTGATCGTGGACAGCGCCGTCAGGTCGTCCATCCGGCGCTTCTTCGCCTCCAGCGACGCGAGGTCCGCCTCCCGCTTGGCCAGCTCGCCTTCGAGCAGGATCAGGTCGTTGAGGGTCTTGGCCTGGGCGAGCAGCCGCCGGCCGCTCTCCACCCGGGCGCGCTGGCTGGCAATCCGGGCGTCCAGGTCGAGCGCCTCTTCGGTGACGTCCTCGGTGTTGATGTCGCGCTGTTCCTGCTTGCCCAGCCCGGCCAGCCGGTCGACCACCGAGGAGAACTTGTCCGCCGGCACGCGCAGGGTCAGGGATGCCTCGGCGTACGAGTCGTTGCTGGCCCGCTTGTCCCCGCCGATGAAACCGCCCACCCCGGTGACGATCGAGGTGGCCGCCGACGCGGCGCGGGACACGTCGTCGACGCGTACCGTGATCGAGCCGGTGTAGATGATCGCCCGCTCGTCCAGGCGGAACTTGACCGGTGCGCCCGCGTCCGCGTCGGCGCCCGGCTTGGCGGCTTCGCCCTGCGCCGGGGCTTCCGGAGCCGCGCCCGCGCCCTCCCGCTGCGCCACGCCGGCGGTCGAGCTGTCGCCGCTGTCATCACCACTACCGCAACCGGCCAGCACGAGGGCTGCCGCCAAAGCCACTGTCGTATTGCCCCACCACTTCGTTCGCATGTTTCCTCCGACGGGACGCGCCCACACACTGGTTCCGGCAGACTGCGCAGGAGGAGTCACGGTTCGAGGACGAGGAGGTCACGATGCGGTTGACGAAGTACGGCCACTCCTGCGTACGGATCGAGCGCGAGGGTGCGGTCCTGGTCATCGACCCCGGCGTGTTCAGCAGTCGGGCCGCCCTCGACGGGGTCGACGCCGTGCTGGTCACCCATGAGCACTTCGACCACCTCGACGTGGACGCCGTCACCGAGGCGTACCGGAAGCGGCCCGGACTCAAGATCTACGCACACGCCGACGTGGCGTCCAAACTGGACCAGATCCAGGCTGCGGTGACCACAGTGGAGCCGGGGCGGTCGTTCGAGGCGGCCGGATTCGCGGTACGGGCGTACGGCGGGTTGCATGCGATCAACCACCCGGACATCCCCCGGGTGGCCAACCTCGGCTACCTCGTGGAGCACGAGATCTACCATCCGGGCGACTCCTTCGAGGTACCCGACGACGCTGAGGTGGGCACCCTCTTCATACCCGTCTCCGCGCCCTGGCTGAAGCTGTCCGAGTCGATCGAGTTCGCCCGCGCGGTCAAGCCGCGCCGGGCGTTCGCGCTGCACGACGGGATCCTCAACGAGGCCGGTCTGACCATCGTCAACACCCACCTGACCAGGCTTTCCGGCACTGAGTACAGGTGGCTGGAGCCCGGGACTACGATCAGCTGATGCGCGCCGACGTCGTCGAGCGGCTCTACACCGCGCCGCCGGACGGGTTCGTCACCGCCCGGGACGAGGCGGTCGAGGCGGCCCGGGTGGCCGGTGACCTCGACGCCGCCCGCGAGATCGGCAAGCTGCGCAAGCCCACCGTGGCCGCCTGGCTCGTCAACCTGCTCGCGATCCACCGCACCGACCTGATGGGCGAGCTGGTCGAGCTGTCCCGGGCGCTGCGGGCCGCCCAGCGCGACCTGCGGGGGCCACAGCTGCGGGAGCTGTCCGCCCAGCGCCGGCAGGCCGTCAACGGGCTGGTCGCGGAGGCGCGCCGGCTCGCGATCGAGGCCGATCCCGGGCTGTCCCGGGCCAAGCTGCCACTGAACGAGGTCGAGGCGACCCTGACCGCGGCACTGTCCGATGAGGAGGTCGCCGCCCAGGTGCGCTCCGGCCGGCTGGTACGCGCCACTGCGTACCAAGGCTTTGGCGAGGTCCCGCGGCCGCAACTGCGCCTCGTGACCGCGCCCGAGCCGACGGCCCCCGCGCCCCCAAAGGAGGATCGGCGGGCGCCGCTGCGGAAGGAGCTGGCGGCCGCGCGTACCGCGGAGAAGGCGGCGGAGGCGGAGCTGGCCAAGGCCGTGGCGGCCGAGCGGCGCGGCGCCGAGGCTCTTGCCCAGATCGAGGCGGAGCTGGCCGAGATCGAGCGGCGCCGGGCGGCCGCGGACGAGGAGGCCGGCCGGCGCAAGCTGGCGCGCAAGGCCGCGGAACGCGCCGCCGCGGCCGCCCGGCGGCGCGCCGGCGAGGTGGAAGCCGCGCTGGAGGCGCTCGACCCGGACGGCATCGGGAAGGCACAATCTGGCGGGTGAGCTCGCACGGTGGCGCGGCGGCGTCTTTTCTGCGGCGACGCGGTGCGTCACCGCTCGCGGACACCGCCGCCGTAGGAAAGGCGGCGCCTTCGGGCGCCGCTGTGCGAGCTCACCAGGGAGGCACAGCGTGACCCCGGAACAGGCAGCCGCCGCCGCGAAAGCGGGCGTGCTGGAGCTGGGCGGGGCGTTCAGCGAAGATCCGCGTACGCTGCGCCGGGCCCGCCTGATGGGCCTGTCCGGCTGGGCCTTCTACGTCGCGGGCCGGGGCGGCGCCCTGGGTGACGTGCGCACCGACACGGTCGCGGCGGCGCTGGGCTTCATCGCGCCGGAGGCGGTCGTGGACGGGTGGGAGGCGGCCCGCCGGGTGGTGCCGCCGACCGAGGTGGCCGCCAAGCGGCTGGCCGAGTGCTGCCGCTGGGGCGTGGAGCATATGTCGGACTTTCCGCGCATCGACCGCCTGGTGGAGCTGGTGCAGCGGATCGTGGTGTCCGCCGACCCGGCCGCGATGCCGCTCTTCGCGGCGTGGCGGGCGATGCCGGTGCCGGACGACGCGCCTGCGGCCCGCGCGGCGGTGCTGCTGCACCTGCTGCGGGAGTTCCGCGGCGGCGGGCACCTGCTGGCGGTGCGCGCGAGCGGGCTCACCCCGCTGGAGGCGATCATCGCGGGCCCGGACGGGGAGGCCGGCGCGGTCGCGTTCGGCTGGCAGCCGCCGTACCCGCCGATCGGGCCGCTGGTCCGCCGTCGCATGTGGGCGGAGGCGGTGACCGACCGGATCACCGCGAGCGCGTTCGCGGTGCTGGAGTCCAACGAGCGGGTCGAGCTGGTCGGGCTCCTGGACAGCGCGCTTAATCTGGCCCAGACGTTGCCGGCCGCGGTAAATGGGGAGCGCGGGCAGCAAGCGGCGAGTTGAATGCTGCCTATGGACTTTCGCCGGCCCACCCTCGACGACGTCCCGGCGATCCTCGCCGTGGTGAGCGACCAGCCCGACTTCGGCGCTGACGACGTGCGGGAGGCGCTGACCGCCCCGTCCTTCGACCCGGCGCGCGACTCCTGGCTGGCGCTCGCTCCCGACGGGACCGTGGTGGGCTGGGCGTACCTGGACAACCCCAACGGTGGTGACCGGGAGTTCGTCGAGGTGTACACGCATCCGGCCGACGGCGGCGCCGCGCAGCGCCCGCTGCTGGACCTGCTGCTGGCCCGGGTGGCGGAGCGGGCCGCCGAGGCCGGCCACCCGTCGGTCACCGTCCGCGCCGGGGCGCTGCCGTCCGAGGAGAGCTACATCGGCACGTTGCGCGCCGCCGGCTTCGAGTTCGTCAAGCGGTACGCCCGGATGAAGCGTTCGCTGGCCGACCTGCCGCCCGCCGAGCCGCTGCCGCCGGGGGTGATGATCCGGCTGGTCCGGGCGGACGACGACGCCGACATGCGCGAGTTCCACCGGATCCTCGACGCCGCATTTCGGGATATACCGGACTATGCACCACTGACGTACGAGCAGTGGCGCGACAAGATCGCCGCGCTGCCGAGCGTGGCGTGGGACGAGTGGTTCGTGGCGTCCGTCGACGGCGAGCCGGCCGGCATCCTGCAATCCGCCGACCAGGCGATCGAGCAGAACGAGGGCTGGGTGAAGTACCTCGGCGTGCTGCGCGCGCACCGCCGCCACGGGGTCGGGGCGGCGCTGCTGGCCAAGGCGTTCGCCGTGTACGCCGCGAAGGGCCGCGACCGCGCCGGGCTGGGCGTCGACCTGACCAACCCGACCCGGGCCGCGAGCCTCTACACGTCCGTGGGGATGAGCCCGGCGTACGAGGCGGACATGTACGAGCTGGTGATCGCTCAGGGAGACGCGGTGCGCGTCGGGCGGGCCCGGAGCGCGGCCACGTAGTCGTCCGGCGCGCCGGCCTTCTCCGCGGCGTTGGAGATCTCCGACAGGTACCAGGCGGTCGGCATGCCGCCCTCGTAGCCGTCGAAGACGTACACCCAGGCGGTGAGCTCGCCGTCCAGGGTGACCACCCGGACCGTCAGCTTCCGGTACGTCTCCGCGACGACGCCCTCGACCTCGTCGAGCTGCGCCGCGTCCCAGGGGTGCACGTCGTACAGCGCGACGAAGACCCGGTCACCTGGTGACTCGACTATCGTCGTGACGGCGCCTTCCCAACCGATCACCCCCTCGCCGGCAAAGGTGAGCCGCCAGCCTTCCAGCCAGCCGGTGCCCACCATCGGCGAATGCGGACAGTAAGCACGCATCCGAGCGGGGTCGAGGTTAGAGCCATACGCGGCGTAATGACGCACGGCGATGACGATAGCCCGGCGGACCGGTAGGGGAGAATACGACGGAGCGTGTCGGATCCTTCTGGGGGCAAAATGAGTCGCATCGTGATCATCGGCGGAGGCCCGGCGGGGTACGAGGCGGCACTCGTCGCCGCCCAGCTCGACGCCGAAGTCACCGTGGTCGAGGCGGATGGTGCCGGTGGTGCCTGTGTGCTGTCCGACTGCGTCCCATCGAAGACCTTTATTGCCAGCTCAGCCGTGGTGACCGGATACCGGGACACGGAGGAGTTCGGCGTCGACTCGGACGGCCTGGAGGCGGTGACGGTCGACGCGGCAGCCGTGCACGAACGGGTCAAACGGCTCGCTCTCGCCCAGTCCGGCGACATCCAGGCCAAGCTGATCAAGGCGGGTGTGAACTTCGTCCACGGTCGGGCGCGTCTCGGCGACGACACGCTCGGTCACACGCACCAGGTGCGGGTGACCACCCATGGCAGTGACTCACCGTATTCGATCGACGCCTCCACCGTGCTGATCGCCACCGGCGCCACGCCCCGGGTGCTGCCCGACGCGGTCCCGGACGGCGAGCGGATCCTGACCTGGCGCCAGGTGTACGACCTGCCGGAGCTGCCCGACCACCTGATCGTGATCGGGTCCGGCGTCACCGGCGCCGAGTTCGCCAGCGCCTACCTGGCCATGGGGATCAAAGTCACACTGGTCTCCAGCCGCGACCGGGTCATGCCGCACGAGGACGCCGACGCGGCCGCCGCCATCGAGGAGGTGTTCCGCTCCCGGGGGATGGCGATCCTCGGCAACTCCCGGGCGTCGGCGGTGCGCCGGGACGGCGACGGCGTACGGGTCGAGCTGGCCGACGGGCGCACGGTCGTCGGCTCGCACGCCCTCATGGCCGTCGGCTCGGTGCCCAACACCGCCGACCTGGGCCTCCCGCAGTACGGCGTCGAGGTGGCCAAGGGCGGCTACCTCACCGTCGACCGGGTCTCGCGTACCAACGTGCCGGGCATCTACGCCGCTGGCGACTGCACCGGCATCCTCCCGCTGGCCAGCGTCGCCGCCATGCAGGGCCGGATCGCCATGTGGCATGCGCTCGGCGAGGCGGTCCAGCCGCTGCGGCTGCGCACCATCTCCGCCAACGTCTTCACCGACCCGGAGCTGGCCACCGTCGGCGTCTCGCAGAACGAGGTGGACTCCGGCAAGGTCCCGGCCCGTGCCGTGATGCTGCCGCTGAACGGAAACGCCCGGGCCAAGATGGACGACCTGCACGACGGCTTCGTCAAGCTCTTCTGCCGGCCCGCGACCGGCACGGTGATCGGCGGCGTCGTGGTGTCGCCGAAGGCCAGCGAGCTGATCCTGCCGATCACGATGGCCGTGGAAAACCACCTCACCGTGGACCAACTGGCCCACACCATCACGATCTACCCATCACTGTCCGGCTCGATCACCGAGGCGGCTCGCCAGCTGATGCTGCACTCTCTGGAATAGGGATGGTCGGCCCTTTTAGGGCGAGTGCCCAGCCGGCTGCGGCGAAGATCACGGCGGCGAGCGCGGCCACGGCCACCAGCCGCCAGGCCGACTCGGTCAGGGCCGCCCCGCCGAGGTGGCCGACCAATCCGCCGTACGAGGCCCAGCCCAATGCCGCTGCGGCCTCGTACGACAGGAAGAGGCGGGCCGGGTAGCGCACCCGCCCGGCCTGGAAGCAGGCGGCCATCCGTCCACCGGGGACAAACCGGCACATCAGGATCACCATCGGACCGGGCCGTCGCAGCCCGCGGGTGAACCGGGCAGCCGCCTGGCGGGCCCGCCCCCGCGCCGGGTGGGGCAGCTCAGGGCGCGGCCGGGTGGATCGTCCGAGCAGGTAGCAGACCAGGTCGCCGGTGAACACGCCGAGCGCCCCCACCATGATCGTCACCGGGAGGCTGAGGTCCCCGTACACGGTCAGCGCGCCACCGGTGATCATGACGGCTTGGGTGGGGACGACCGGCACGAAGGCGTCCATGGCAAGCAGGGACATCAGCACGAGGTACGCGGTGAGGGGCGACGCGACGCTTGCGAGCAGGTCGGTCACTGGAAACCCCCATTCCCCGCGTCAGGATAGTTTCCGACACCGTGGGCGAGGGCGCTATTTCCTCTCAGCGATCTCTCAGCTCGTCTTTCGCGGCGCCTTCGCCGGCAGGCGTACCGTTGCTGGTGAGCGCAGGATCGCCGCCGGGTCCCCCGTTCTCGGCGTGCGCCGCGCTCGTGGACCGGCGGCAGGTCCCGTGCCGCCGGTCCACCATGTAGATCGCGTTACCGGCGCGCAACGAGATCGGCGTAGCGTCAGGCCATGGCGGACTTGTTCGAGGATTACCGCCTCGGCCCGGGATGGGACGAGATGTTCGGCGAGCCGAGCATGCCCCGCCCCACGTACGAGGCGTTGCATGCCACCCTTCAGCCTCTGTCCAGTGCTGAGCTGGGCATCCGCGCGGAGGTGCTGGCGCGGGCGTTCCTCGACCAGGGCATCACGTTCGCGCTCAAGGGTGTCGAGCGGCCCTTTCCGCTCGACATCGTGCCGCGCATCATCGCCGCCGACGAGTGGCGGGTGGTCGAGGCCGGCGTAGGGCAGCGGGTCAAGGCCCTGGAGGCGTTCCTCGACGACGTGTACGGGGCCGGCCAGGTGCTCGCCGACGGCGTCGTACCCCGGCGCATCGTCGTCACCAGCGCGCACTTTCACCGCGAGGCCGCCGGGATCAATCCCCACAACGGGGTACGGATCCACGTGGCGGGCGTCGACCTGATCCGCGACGAGCAGGGCACGTTTCGGGTGCTCGAAGACAACGTCCGGGTCCCCTCCGGGGTCAGCTACGTGATGGAAAACCGGCGGGCCATGGCGCACGTGCTGCCCGAGGTGTTCGCCGCCACCCGGATCCAGCCGGTCGAGTCGTACCCCGGGCAGCTGTTGCGGGCGCTGCGCGCCGCGGCGCCGGTCGGGATCAGCGAGCCCACGGTGGTGGTCCTTACCCCCGGCGTACACAACTCCGCCTATTTCGAGCACGCCCTGCTGGCCCGTGAGATGGGCGTCGAGCTGGTGGAGGGGCGCGACCTGGTCTGCGTGGGCAACGAGGTGGCGATGCGGACCACCGCGGGCGAGCAGCGGGTCGACGTCATCTACCGGCGGGTCGACGACGAGTTCCTCGACCCGGTGCACTTCCGGGCCGACTCGGTGCTCGGCTGCGCAGGGCTGATCAACGCCGCCCGCGCCGGCCGGGTCACCATCGCGAACGCGGTCGGCAACGGGGTCGCCGACGACAAGCTGCTCTACACGTACGTGCCAGACCTGATCCGGTACTACCTGAACGAGGAGCCGATCCTGCCCAACGTGGAGACCTACCGCCTCGACGAGGACCCGGACGTGCTGGCCCACGTGCTCGACCGCCTGGACGAGCTGG
Coding sequences within:
- a CDS encoding gamma-glutamylcyclotransferase, with translation MRHYAAYGSNLDPARMRAYCPHSPMVGTGWLEGWRLTFAGEGVIGWEGAVTTIVESPGDRVFVALYDVHPWDAAQLDEVEGVVAETYRKLTVRVVTLDGELTAWVYVFDGYEGGMPTAWYLSEISNAAEKAGAPDDYVAALRARPTRTASP
- a CDS encoding GNAT family N-acetyltransferase yields the protein MDFRRPTLDDVPAILAVVSDQPDFGADDVREALTAPSFDPARDSWLALAPDGTVVGWAYLDNPNGGDREFVEVYTHPADGGAAQRPLLDLLLARVAERAAEAGHPSVTVRAGALPSEESYIGTLRAAGFEFVKRYARMKRSLADLPPAEPLPPGVMIRLVRADDDADMREFHRILDAAFRDIPDYAPLTYEQWRDKIAALPSVAWDEWFVASVDGEPAGILQSADQAIEQNEGWVKYLGVLRAHRRHGVGAALLAKAFAVYAAKGRDRAGLGVDLTNPTRAASLYTSVGMSPAYEADMYELVIAQGDAVRVGRARSAAT
- a CDS encoding acyl-CoA mutase large subunit family protein yields the protein MSESGFPIKPVYDAGDLPGDLASKLGEPGEYPYTRGVYRTMYTARPWTMRQYAGFGTAAESNARYHQLLAAGTTGLSVAFDLPTQMGYDSDDPMVHGEVGKVGVAIDSIDDMRLLFDGIPLDRVSTSMTINAPGSVLLLLYQLVAEESRVPGAALNGTIQNDILKEYIARGTYIYPPKPSLRLVADTFAYCRKEIPKWNTISISGYHMAEAGATPVQEIAFTLANGVEYVRAALAAGLAVDDFAPRLSFFFVARTTLLEEVAKFRAARRIWARLMRVEFGAQDPKSWMLRFHTQTAGVQLTAQQPEVNLVRVAVQGLGAVLGGTQSLHTNSFDEAIALPTAKAARLALRTQQVLAYETDLTSTVDPFAGSYVVESMTDTIEAETVALMDRVFAYGSSVEAIEAGFQKREIETSAYRVAQEIDSGERVVVGVNRFTLAEEEPYEPLRVDPAIEAAQAARLSDLRQARDSAAVERALSDLRTAAAGTENVLYPMKEALRARGTVGEVCGALREVWGVYRPTDRF
- a CDS encoding NAD(P)H-quinone dehydrogenase — protein: MSRIVIIGGGPAGYEAALVAAQLDAEVTVVEADGAGGACVLSDCVPSKTFIASSAVVTGYRDTEEFGVDSDGLEAVTVDAAAVHERVKRLALAQSGDIQAKLIKAGVNFVHGRARLGDDTLGHTHQVRVTTHGSDSPYSIDASTVLIATGATPRVLPDAVPDGERILTWRQVYDLPELPDHLIVIGSGVTGAEFASAYLAMGIKVTLVSSRDRVMPHEDADAAAAIEEVFRSRGMAILGNSRASAVRRDGDGVRVELADGRTVVGSHALMAVGSVPNTADLGLPQYGVEVAKGGYLTVDRVSRTNVPGIYAAGDCTGILPLASVAAMQGRIAMWHALGEAVQPLRLRTISANVFTDPELATVGVSQNEVDSGKVPARAVMLPLNGNARAKMDDLHDGFVKLFCRPATGTVIGGVVVSPKASELILPITMAVENHLTVDQLAHTITIYPSLSGSITEAARQLMLHSLE
- a CDS encoding serine/threonine-protein kinase, which produces MTQIPTWSGGQVNPTNGRAAPGTTIGGRYALRAAVGHGGMGTVWRAADTLLRRDVAVKEVILPPGLAPSDRDSMYERTLREARAAAALQHPSVVQVYDVVHEGGRPWIVMELLDARSLADMIIEDGPVAQRAVAKIGIALLGALEVAHAVGVLHRDVKPANVLICTDGRCVLTDFGVARMPTDVQLTTPGMVLGSPHFISPERAMGQDFGPPSDLFSLGVTLYTAVEGRPPFDKGDPIETMHAVVEDPPAPPTRAGALTQVLFGLLEKDPSRRYDVNLSRSMLRELLAGPLASKAPAHMMTDPYAVVPSQRASWQPPPPVPAPQPSGQIGGRAMLSPDESLTDRLRELQKTNSADTTQPTGRSRAFDEPTSAQPAPPWQLQPPQQQPGWPPAPGQQPAGRATAALELARRTGTSLLTAVRGWPRNVQIAAAAGATAVLLIGSIMLLSGGDDVDNAPAQAGTSSTAPAAAAFDTQTHSARGVSVNVPAGWKKGTGGLFIDYTDPEDSGRRVRILIENSKAEPSRYMENAGARLKSNAGKNCARPYTQIGLNEVDVAGKPASELEYTCGSGDSMRHGVWRAIVLEGKAYSFYLTTPESRFAESKQIFDEMVRTFQVTAA
- a CDS encoding SCO6745 family protein, which codes for MTPEQAAAAAKAGVLELGGAFSEDPRTLRRARLMGLSGWAFYVAGRGGALGDVRTDTVAAALGFIAPEAVVDGWEAARRVVPPTEVAAKRLAECCRWGVEHMSDFPRIDRLVELVQRIVVSADPAAMPLFAAWRAMPVPDDAPAARAAVLLHLLREFRGGGHLLAVRASGLTPLEAIIAGPDGEAGAVAFGWQPPYPPIGPLVRRRMWAEAVTDRITASAFAVLESNERVELVGLLDSALNLAQTLPAAVNGERGQQAAS
- a CDS encoding DUF4349 domain-containing protein — encoded protein: MRTKWWGNTTVALAAALVLAGCGSGDDSGDSSTAGVAQREGAGAAPEAPAQGEAAKPGADADAGAPVKFRLDERAIIYTGSITVRVDDVSRAASAATSIVTGVGGFIGGDKRASNDSYAEASLTLRVPADKFSSVVDRLAGLGKQEQRDINTEDVTEEALDLDARIASQRARVESGRRLLAQAKTLNDLILLEGELAKREADLASLEAKKRRMDDLTALSTITVTLLGPGAQVPSPEEDETGFLVGLKGGWTALVASLGVLLTVLGALLPWLAVLAVPVVAVLWLRRRVRRPVPTPPTP
- a CDS encoding MBL fold metallo-hydrolase produces the protein MRLTKYGHSCVRIEREGAVLVIDPGVFSSRAALDGVDAVLVTHEHFDHLDVDAVTEAYRKRPGLKIYAHADVASKLDQIQAAVTTVEPGRSFEAAGFAVRAYGGLHAINHPDIPRVANLGYLVEHEIYHPGDSFEVPDDAEVGTLFIPVSAPWLKLSESIEFARAVKPRRAFALHDGILNEAGLTIVNTHLTRLSGTEYRWLEPGTTIS